The Mucilaginibacter sp. PAMB04168 genome contains the following window.
TAAGTACTAATTTTAATAAGTAAAATCACAATTAAAAATTGTTTAATCTTAAAACTATGAACTATTCTACATTAAAGAAAACAGTCGCGCTTTCTTTTGTATCTCTCTTAGCTGTTGGCGCTGCCAATGCTCAGTCTGATTCAACTGCAAGCACTACAACGACATCAACTGGTACCGCCAAAGTATTTGGTGGCAGAGGCCAGTACAACACCTGGAGCTTTGGCCTGAACGCTGGCGCTGTATCACCAGTTACTGCTATCGGCGGTACTCATGACTACACTGACTACGTTGTGTCATTAGGTTACGGTGCTTCATTAAAATGGCAATTAGCACATTCATTTGCTTTGCAATTAGATGCAAACGGTGGTAAAGTTGCTGGTAACAACAACAGCGCTATTGGTGGCGCACGTGACGGTTTCCGTTCTTACGATTCTCGTTTTTGGCAAGGAACTTTAAGTGGTAAAGTAAACGTTGCTACTATCGATTTCTTACGTCGTAAAAATTCAGTTAACTTCTTCGTTAACGCTGGTGCTGGTATGGTATGGTATAACCCACACTTCATCACTACTGGTGGTACTGAAGCTCGTTACACAAACGCTGATGGTTCTAAGCACTATGTAAAAAGCTTAGTAATTCCAGTTGGTGCTGGTGTTAAATTCCGTTTATCAGATGCTTGGGGCTTAAACTTAGGCTACAATGTTAACTTCACTGATGATGACAACTTAGACGCTCTGAAAAGAGGTTACCCTACTCGTGACCGTTACTCATATGGTTACGGTGGTTTAGAGTACACTTTCGGTTCAAGCTCAAAACCAAACTTAGAGTGGGTTAACCCAGTTGCTATGATGTATGACGAACTGTATGATGCAGCTTTACGTCAAGAAGTTGAAGCTTTAAAAGGTCGCGTTACTAACGTTGAAAACGCTGTTAACGACCTGAAAAAAGATTCTGACGGTGACGGTGTGTCTGATCAATTTGACAAATGCCCTAACACTCCTGCTGGTACAGTAGTTGATGGTGCTGGTTGCCCAATCAAATTCCCAACTGACTCTTTAGCTGGTAATGGTGCTGGTACTGCTCAAGCTTACTCAAACATCCAGTTTGACTTTGATAGCTCAGTGTTAAGAACTTCTTCTTACGGCGTATTAGATGCAGTTTCTGCTGATATGCGTTCAAACACTGCTAAATCTGTAACTTTAAACGGTTATGCTTCATCTGAAGGTACTGCAGCTCACAACCTGCGTTTATCTAAAGACCGTGCTAACTCAGTTAAAACTTACTTAGTAAACTCTGGTGTTGAAGCTCGTCGTGTTAAAGTAAAAGGTTTAGGTGAAACTAACCCAATTGCTGACAACTCAACTGAAGAAGGACGTGTAATGAACCGTCGTGTTGAGTTCTTGCAAAAATAATTTTAATAGAAATTAATACTTTGAAAAAGGCTCCGGATAACCCGGAGCCTTTTTTTATTACTTTTGTTTTATGTACTTCTTCCGCAAAAAGAACGATAACCGCCCAACCAGCTTTAACCTGAAGGTAATGCACATTATTAATGCAACAGCCATTATTATATTTGTGCTGGGCATTATCTGGAAGTTGATAGACTGGTTTATACTTAAAAAATAATGAGCACTATAATTAATACCACCAACGCACCGGCACCAATTGGCCCGTACAGCCAGGCTGTTTTAGCAGGCAATATGCTGTTTGTATCAGGTCAGATTGCATTAGACCCTGCGTCGGGCGAACTGATTCTGACTGACATCCCTACGGAAACCACCAAGGTGATGGAAAATATTAAAGCCATTTTGACAGAGGCAGGACTCGAATTCGGCAATGTGGTAAAAAGCAGCATCTTTTTAAAGGACATGGGCGATTTTGCCAAAGTGAATGAAATCTATGGCTCATACTTTAGTAGCAACTTCCCTGCACGCGAAACTGTACAGGTAGCGGCCCTGCCTAAAAATGTGAACGTTGAGATTTCGGTTATTGCCTATAAAGGCTAAGCAGTTATATATCGGTTAACGTTGAACGCGTCAGTATTTCAAACTCCTATTGATTATTTAAA
Protein-coding sequences here:
- a CDS encoding OmpA family protein; this translates as MNYSTLKKTVALSFVSLLAVGAANAQSDSTASTTTTSTGTAKVFGGRGQYNTWSFGLNAGAVSPVTAIGGTHDYTDYVVSLGYGASLKWQLAHSFALQLDANGGKVAGNNNSAIGGARDGFRSYDSRFWQGTLSGKVNVATIDFLRRKNSVNFFVNAGAGMVWYNPHFITTGGTEARYTNADGSKHYVKSLVIPVGAGVKFRLSDAWGLNLGYNVNFTDDDNLDALKRGYPTRDRYSYGYGGLEYTFGSSSKPNLEWVNPVAMMYDELYDAALRQEVEALKGRVTNVENAVNDLKKDSDGDGVSDQFDKCPNTPAGTVVDGAGCPIKFPTDSLAGNGAGTAQAYSNIQFDFDSSVLRTSSYGVLDAVSADMRSNTAKSVTLNGYASSEGTAAHNLRLSKDRANSVKTYLVNSGVEARRVKVKGLGETNPIADNSTEEGRVMNRRVEFLQK
- a CDS encoding DUF6728 family protein; this encodes MYFFRKKNDNRPTSFNLKVMHIINATAIIIFVLGIIWKLIDWFILKK
- a CDS encoding RidA family protein, which translates into the protein MSTIINTTNAPAPIGPYSQAVLAGNMLFVSGQIALDPASGELILTDIPTETTKVMENIKAILTEAGLEFGNVVKSSIFLKDMGDFAKVNEIYGSYFSSNFPARETVQVAALPKNVNVEISVIAYKG